Part of the Plasmodium malariae genome assembly, chromosome: 9 genome is shown below.
TTACATACAAAACATACACTATTATCTGTGTAACCCACTCCTTTTATAACACATGGGATATggtcaattttttttaaatcccATATATGTCTTTTGAAGGAACTAAGATATCCCCTCCCTTCGCCTCTTTCTATTCGTATATGGTCTCTTCCATCTTCCCCATTACTTGTATATTTCACACTACAACTGTCCGCCATGTGCACATCTGTAGCACTACCTGAACAggaactatttttttttgcgtatTTTCCACGGATAACTACTCTTTTCCTCTTTCCGCCCTCGCCCGTATCATCCTCGTTTCCAccatcattatcattatcattatcattatcatttacatttacatttacattaACATTAACGTTAATATCTCTTCGGCCATCCCTATCATCGCCACGGTCACTCCGATCGCGGGAAGCGTACCCCTCCTCATAGTCGTCCTCAAATGATTCGTAGTATTCCtcatcttcttcttcttcatcgAAGTTATTGTTTGATAGTGCATTTGGGCTGTTGATATTTGCACTATATTTCTTTCTGTCCCTTCGCTTTTTCCTCAAGCACATCTTTTTCAAAAGATTTTGAATAACAGAGGAGTAGTACCAAGGggcatttttaatattttcgtTGTACTGAAcatgcacatttttttttctagacACATGATGGtctttaaaaatttggaAAGGGCATTGTCCAAATTCATGCAGTTGAGTTTTTAACGCTTTAGATGGCATAGTAGTAATTAAggctttaattttttgattgaaatttttttcaaattcaCTTTCTTCGTCTGTACGTGGTACATTATCATATGTAGATTTATAACTCATGGAtagtttttcatttaaaattgcATGCATATAAGTTAGTGGATGAAATAGATTAAAATTATCTTTTGCTAATTGACCACTTTGTTTATAGCCAAAAATAAGATTAATCcattcatttaaattatcattCACATATTTACTTTCTAatgcatttttcatttttattaaaaaatcttTAGGAGTATTACTCCATAAAGGTAACGTAACATCATGTATATTCCCTTCATTGgtgttaatatttaaattgttttttaaaaaattatcatcaTCTTCATAAAATTCAGGTATAAGTTCAATAAAGGATGAATTTGCATTTAAAGCAGTATTGAATGTACTTTCAACTGATAAGAACATTCTCGAATGTGTATCAAATTTACCACTTTGTAATTTTAGTTGACACTCAGGATATAAacgaattaaaaaatagacAACATATGCTAATGTAGAATAATGAGAAccataaaaataatcatgatcttgcattttttctattaatgaatttagtctattaatatttaaacatCCAACTGATTTGGATAATATTCTATAtacattttcatcatttaaatttatttccttACTTGAATAATTTGTCAATACCCATGGAAAGACAGGATATTGAGAAAAGTCTTTTCTACTCCTTCCAGCtatacaatttaaaaaatctaAATATTCGTAATTTGTTATTAACCCATTAACccatttattttgtacagcataaataaaatttttattttcttcaattaataaacattctggttttattttttttaaaacttttattatCATCTCTCTATCAtcaaaatttacaaattcgacatataaagaattatatttttttttctcatcatCAAAAATTATCTCTAATGCATTTggtttcattattattattctcttAAATACATGTAATATACTTTCTGTTTTCcatttcttttcctttttattagtaaaatTAGGATTTggttgaaaatatataaacttatttgttatatttaatatccCTTTCATTTTTAGTAATGGTGATACCTTAAATACCCAATATCCATCCATTCGATTTGTTATTATCTTCTCATGAATACTTATACTACTTATATCAAATCTTATATTCTCTGTTAATTTTTCAAGCACATTTTCGATGTACTTTTCTAGGTTCAACTCTTTTCTAGTATTTACATTATCATCCTCCAAACTGCTCACCCCAGTACTTTGACCAATAAACTGTCCATCTTTTTGTCCACTCCTCTTCCTATCATTCTGGCCAACAAGAGGTCCATCTTTTTTCCCACCACTCCGCTTATTGTTCTGCCCGATGTCTAATACACCCCTTTGTCCACTACTCTCCTGTCCGTTGCTTTCCCTACTTGCATGATAACTTCCTTGGTAACTTCCCTGCCTACTCTTCTTTTCCTTTATCAGTATTTCCATTTGCTTCTCATGAATTATCATGGCAATCTTTATCTTTACCAGTATACCGTAAATTAGCTTCAGCTTTTTACCGCTGCTCGATGATCCCTCCCCCtcaaatatgtatacaaacCCACTCTTGCTCCTGCTGGGAGGAAAAGCAGCACTAGCACCACCACCAGTAGCCGCAGTGGTGGACACTGTAACAGCTGCCGAAACAGCGGTAGTTCCACACTCCCCCGAGGAATTAACTTTTTTGTGGGTTCCTCCGCTCTTACCCCCCATACCATTCGACCACATGGCAGAGCTTTTCCTTTCCTGGTGACCCACTACTGCAAATGAATCactttcattttcattttcattttcatcaaaATTGTTTAGAACCTTCTCGAACATACCTATCTTTTCAtctatgttattattatctatACTTTTAAATTCATCATAGTATTCATTGTAGTAACTATTCATCAAGTTTAAGCTTCTTCTATTCTTCCTGTCATAAGTAAATTGACATGTACAtctagtttttttattaaacgtAATCGTTTTTATCTTAATAACTTCAGATGTTTTCACAATTATTTGATTATTATATGTGTTCATCTTTGCAttctctaattttttaaaaggaaattttAACACTTCCTCGTCTGTATCATAAGGTTCAAATACTAAGGACTTTGAACACAATCGTAATCTCCCACGCATATCGGCATACTCCTCACTTTGCTTTTTCCGCATTGTTATTAACATGTCATCTATGTATTCTTCATCTTCTtctaaaaatagtaaattgAAATTTCTTATCTTCGATTTTTCCATCTTttgctattttatttatttttacggGGTACATTTtttggaataaaaaaaaggggaactGGGATGTGGGAGAAGAACAGGAAGAACAGGACAATGAAGATGATAGggattaaagaaaaataaaaatcttaaaaaacttttaaaaagCTTATAAAAGGttaaaatgacaaaaaaattGCGCTCAAGCGTTGCAGTATaagcacatatacataatatttatttgcaATATGCTCCCGTTAAACGTGCAATATGCATTAATCAATACTTGATCTGCGaatgtaacaaaaaataaaagattacTCTAATATGTAACTGTAATATACGAAATATACCAATGTGATAACAGTTTACTTAAACGAGCGTTGTGttaatatatacgtatatatacatatattgtaaaattgaactgttattatatatgcaaatttttAACAATTAATAAGAGTTTCATCTactaaaaaatgtttttatgtataattaaatgtattatgtcatattctttttttttgcaaaaatgaaaaggaataaaaaaaaaaaaaaaaaaattctatatTATAAGATGCAACGTATAAATAaaggtatattattttatatttatatactttcatgcatacatatatacataaatatacatgcaaacatacatacatatatacatgcatacatatatacatgcatacatatatacgtacatccatgcatacatatatacatgcatacatatatacatacatacatacatacgaatatccatgcatacatacatatgcacatatatgtactacCACGACGCGCACTAATAAATTAGAAGgattttctccttttttttagaaattaatttatatattattataacttgttaaaaaaaaaaaaaaaaaaaaaaaattttttttctaattagcaggtataacaatataataatacaaaaataattattgcatgtacatattttataaagacaatctagattttttttttttttttttttttttttgtttgcttGAAATGTAATAATCTTCATTAGTTTCTTCTGTTCTTCTAAGTCTCACACATATGGTACCAAATCATCGGTTACGCACGATAAAtgctaatatatatgtatgtgtatatttattatgtaaaacacatacatattaGCACATTAATctgtatgtgcatatttatatatacataaatatacatatacatatacataatatatatatatatacataaatatacatatacatatacataatatatatatatatacataaatatacatatacataatatatatacataaatatacatatacataatatatatatatacatatatataaatatccatatatatatattcatgcaTGCCTAATATAgggggtaaaaaaaaaaaaaaatatgaacataagTTTCCTCTTTCAaccgaaaaaaaaaaaaaaaaattggctACTTTTTTTGGAATCTTTGTAACCTCAATTTGTGTAATTCTGACAactcattatttattttgttatattcttcttctatattttgtttattgtCTGTTGTTACATCCGTATATTCTGTTAAACCTGTAGATGATATACACGAATTTGTATTCCTCTCAttatcctttttaatattctgaACCATGTTCATCtctttttttgcattatgtaatatattgtCACTAACATGATTGTAATTACTTTCGTTGTTCATACATATACTGTTTAGTTGTGCATCAGTTGGTATGTTGTCCTTCTGAACCATGCTATTATTAACATGGTCATAATTcccattattttttgtttcaattGTTTCAATAAATTCGTAAAGCTGTGATTGAGCACATATTGGGTCTTGAAAGTTTTTAGTATTCCaaacttttaattttctccCTGTTCTTTTGCataatacacatatgtaaGGCAACTTATTTACCTGAATTGTTcagaaaagtaaaataaaacaaaattaaaaaaaagaaaaactattaaaaaaaaaaaaaaaaggaataaaacaAAGCAGAAATTaacataacaaaataaataaaacaaaaaaaaaaacaaaaaaaaaaataaaaaaaaaaataaatggatCAACAcgaatttgaaaattttttctctttgactcttttttactttttcaatttatcatttttttcttttttttcttttttctttttttcattttttccttttctcattttttcatttttccttttctcattttttcattttttccttttctcattttttcattttttcattttttccttttctcattttttctttttttccttttctcattttttctttttttttttttttttgtattttccttttttcactTATTCCACTTTTTCcgcgtttttttttttctacaacCTTGTATGTGTTCATGAAAACTACAGCGTCTTGGTCATTCTCATATCGCAGccagaaaataaaaaagttttttattatttcctgCACTAGATCGTTATTCCATATATCTCTATTTAATCTCAAGGAATCAAATTCTGAATTTTGTATGTTCactaaaatgtatttattttcatcttttgatttttttctCATGTCTTCAAACGGCaaagaacaaattaaaaattcgGGTGGAGAAAAAAGTTTTCCAAAAGTGTCACCTAATTCTATgttcacttttttttcttttttatttaattcattaaaatgcaaaaaattcGAGTCATCCATATCATGGATTAGTACTTGACTAAAATGTTTATCTGGTTCTCTCACATAATCATTATATTCGGTGCTGTAGTCTTTGATTCGTTCTTTAACGTGTTCTTCTGTTTGTGCTCTTACAGTTTCTTCTACACCTATTGATTCATCCCCGACTCGATCGATCCTGTTTTGTAAAGTGGTTTCACTGTTTATCTCGTAATATAATTTCACTGCCTCATTACAGTTCCCATTACACATCTAACAAAAGCGagatgaacaaaaaaaaaaaaaaaataaatttaagattatatgtgtatgtatgtacgtatgtataaaagtatttatgtatgcatagAAGTGAGTATGTATGCGTAGAATTGAGTATGTATTCACagaagtgtatatatatatgcacgtatataagtatataatgCAAAATAATTCCGCTTGACAAAgaaattttgtattatgaaaaagtaaaaaatgtgCGTTAAAAAACAGCTGTTGCCATTAGCTCgtagttattttattttatttgaaataaatgTGTACCTCCAAATAATATAAGGCAGTTTCTTCAGTTGCATCTTCTGTgctaattataaaaatgccAAAGAAATTGTTTAACTGGTCATTTACGTAACAAATTTGAATAtatcctttatttttttcaaatatttttattatacatttatgctTTTACGATTTTGCCATTTTGCTATTTTGCTTTCTTACAGTTTTGCTATTTTGCTTTCTTACAGTTTTGCTATTTTGCTTTCTTACAGTTTTgctattttgcttttttacagttttgctattttgcttttttacttttttgcttttttacaGTTTTGcgattttacaattttacgatgttatagttatttttttttattgttttttttttttttaccaataTTCCGCAAGAAGTCATCAACCTCGTTTTTGGCTAtcatttctatatttatagtgtacatatatttaacttaatttatttgaagTTTATGGAAAATGAACTTGAATAAATTagcattaaaaatattttttcttttttcttttaaaataatatgttttattattatattatgtttatatttcgAAACGTGGACCCTTTTAAAACGAATATATTTGCAAACGTAAAATTATAGTTAAAGTTTTAGACAAAAATCAATTATTCGtcttatttgtattttttttgaaaacattacttttacatataatttgtCCTTTGACAATTTTCCGTTCCTAtcaattctttattttataacatttctaatttttcGTCATATATCGTGTGCGCGCatgtactatatatataaatgtaagtaATACATACAAGagtacattatatatatatatatatatatattattatgtattattatatataatacatatatataaaacgcaacatgaaaaaaaaaatttcagagcacccttttaaaaagaaacaaaaaaggggaaaaagatataatgtaaaataattaaaggaattttatgaaattaaaaaaaaagctttaAGTGCACACAATACATTATATacgttttatttaaaaaaaaaaaaaaaaaaaaatagaagaataatattattgcttgttcataatttaaattgCTAAATTAATGAACTAAATTCAAGTTTTCTTATTTATGagaatttacttttttatgaatagtatttttttctttttctctattttcctacttttataataaatccCTTTTTCTTTCCGCCCTTAACTATCACTATTTCGtgtcttattatttttaatgatattcTCAAGATGTATTTTCTTattccttttctttcttttttttttttttttacagctAATTAGGTAATACTGaacttttacatttaaaacatttaattataGTTTCTTGCATATTTGTGAAACATAACTTCAACAAATTTAACAAGTTagcaaattttataaaatttaaaaaattatattcgaAATGATATGCAATatttaaccttttttttattacatttttcgttttttatcTACTTTGGCAGAATTAAACTTATACACGGCAATAATCTCATGGTGAATTTGTTTTACACGACTGTATAtcttattctttattttccattttttttttggaataaagaatttatattttagtttatacatatatatatatgcacatgtatatttcttaaaatatgctttacagttttttttttttaaaaaacatactaatttatatatcatatcTCTTAATTTCACTTAAATTTTAGGAATTTATTTAcctataagtatatataagtatatgtaccacgcttttatatgtattatatatatacttatatgtatatatattatttaacaaaaacaTTATCAACTCAGTGATAACTGTGTATATGAAATTACTAAAGCAAACCTTTTATTTTCGATACAGTGATGTCACGTATAATCATTTGgttagttaaaaaaaaaaaattgatattaattcgcttgtataattttatgaactgttaataaaaaataattttacactATTACTCcttttttccaattttttatataatatcataaataCTGTAAAAGGAAATGGTGTTACTATgaatattacaatatattcaacatacataaatatgtataatacatacaaatacatgtgtatatattatatatgtatatcttaataatattcttatttaaatatatgcaaaaataacgattcaattttttgtaattaaaaagtatttaatttaaatgctgatataaaaaatgctattttggaaaaacgagttaattttactatataaacAAGAATGAAAAACCTATAAccagataatatatataatatatatttcacatataaattgtatacatgtatattacatacatattatatacataaatatataaaatatataagcaaaacttgtatattttttatgcatatataaatgtaagtataatatatatatgcattttatatacctttttaaatttgcgcattttttttttttttttttttttttttcatataatatttcatttaatttttttttctgctaattttaacaatacaatattaaaaacttccagccgaaaaaaaaaaaaaaattgtaagaATAACCGATTTTTACAAACACTGcttttgcatatttattttaaattcattttatttttgttacattttttggtgaattaaatttaaaagaagattattatatatatatatatatatttatatatatacaaacgtgtaagtaatacatatatatacaattatatatatatgcatatataataaaatgtatatttttattatatacattacatacgtatgtatatttatatttatcactTACATTGtagtataatttttgtatgttttttgtatattttccttaatataccttttttttttttttataaattttcaaccCCTAATAATTAaccattattttaaa
Proteins encoded:
- the PmUG01_09033300 gene encoding beige/BEACH domain protein, putative — protein: MEKSKIRNFNLLFLEEDEEYIDDMLITMRKKQSEEYADMRGRLRLCSKSLVFEPYDTDEEVLKFPFKKLENAKMNTYNNQIIVKTSEVIKIKTITFNKKTRCTCQFTYDRKNRRSLNLMNSYYNEYYDEFKSIDNNNIDEKIGMFEKVLNNFDENENENESDSFAVVGHQERKSSAMWSNGMGGKSGGTHKKVNSSGECGTTAVSAAVTVSTTAATGGGASAAFPPSRSKSGFVYIFEGEGSSSSGKKLKLIYGILVKIKIAMIIHEKQMEILIKEKKSRQGSYQGSYHASRESNGQESSGQRGVLDIGQNNKRSGGKKDGPLVGQNDRKRSGQKDGQFIGQSTGVSSLEDDNVNTRKELNLEKYIENVLEKLTENIRFDISSISIHEKIITNRMDGYWVFKVSPLLKMKGILNITNKFIYFQPNPNFTNKKEKKWKTESILHVFKRIIIMKPNALEIIFDDEKKKYNSLYVEFVNFDDREMIIKVLKKIKPECLLIEENKNFIYAVQNKWVNGLITNYEYLDFLNCIAGRSRKDFSQYPVFPWVLTNYSSKEINLNDENVYRILSKSVGCLNINRLNSLIEKMQDHDYFYGSHYSTLAYVVYFLIRLYPECQLKLQSGKFDTHSRMFLSVESTFNTALNANSSFIELIPEFYEDDDNFLKNNLNINTNEGNIHDVTLPLWSNTPKDFLIKMKNALESKYVNDNLNEWINLIFGYKQSGQLAKDNFNLFHPLTYMHAILNEKLSMSYKSTYDNVPRTDEESEFEKNFNQKIKALITTMPSKALKTQLHEFGQCPFQIFKDHHVSRKKNVHVQYNENIKNAPWYYSSVIQNLLKKMCLRKKRRDRKKYSANINSPNALSNNNFDEEEEDEEYYESFEDDYEEGYASRDRSDRGDDRDGRRDINVNVNVNVNVNDNDNDNDNDGGNEDDTGEGGKRKRVVIRGKYAKKNSSCSGSATDVHMADSCSVKYTSNGEDGRDHIRIERGEGRGYLSSFKRHIWDLKKIDHIPCVIKGVGYTDNSVCFVCNNGFIKLISYSDLLNYEIRNNNNLISLKLGEENFSCVTNIQDNYIVGTWNGNILFLNPSSILKANRVTKGMGGKDVRSRNNHKIAHERRRMTRTTRMTRRKEEKEQDNQKDNENENEKEQIEVIEGNSETEQEEREKSQNDDASSIPSNCSDISLNDSNDSLLSSFDDVFEYEFHEKMKKNKNAKCKKDEFMYTSNIYNQMIMKKIHNDSVNCMCYSNNYLATGSSDETLQLIDIEQNFEIMQTYDDFNDSVKYVQLRNQLLFTWSDSFKLFDIRIPKKKINLVNPKSASNGSGNGRSTGSNNNNDRNNISNVRRNDRCNDRRNDRSIDQSNNQSNDQSDSEGNIRKTLSSKLSPSKFFQFYNNEQLRMFYNTIQKVYEQNYIPINYSNPQYLYEKKIKKNANSTYTKNFPHIIYSALINDTTILCIDENNNFYFYDIRNENWINIISNSYNSMEKKKSKIVIACCNKQQQVCTINDLGEISFEYVNIYDNYNNINRTPKESFFSSNCSINPSYISFLNHYDSSYVGGTNASEESTCNYILLTGVNGMLEIHKKVS
- the PmUG01_09033400 gene encoding conserved Plasmodium protein, unknown function; its protein translation is MYTINIEMIAKNEVDDFLRNIVKKQNSKTVKKQNSKTVRKQNSKTVRKQNSKTVRKQNSKMAKSTEDATEETALYYLEMCNGNCNEAVKLYYEINSETTLQNRIDRVGDESIGVEETVRAQTEEHVKERIKDYSTEYNDYVREPDKHFSQVLIHDMDDSNFLHFNELNKKEKKVNIELGDTFGKLFSPPEFLICSLPFEDMRKKSKDENKYILVNIQNSEFDSLRLNRDIWNNDLVQEIIKNFFIFWLRYENDQDAVNKLPYICVLCKRTGRKLKVWNTKNFQDPICAQSQLYEFIETIETKNNGNYDHVNNSMVQKDNIPTDAQLNSICMNNESNYNHVSDNILHNAKKEMNMVQNIKKDNERNTNSCISSTGLTEYTDVTTDNKQNIEEEYNKINNELSELHKLRLQRFQKK